The DNA segment AGAGAAGCATGGATAGGTGTCATCCTTGTTCTCATCAATTTTATCTGGTGGTATGGCTTTGGCTATGGCCTTGGCTCCGGTAATGTTAACAACTACTCATACATATTTGGACTGCCTGCATGGTTCTTTTACAGTTGTATTGTTGGCTTTATTGTTATGGTCATACTAGTTGTTTTGACCATCAAATTTTTATTCAAAGATGTACCCTTTGAAGTGGAAGAGGGGGAGAGAAAGTGAACTGGCCCGTTATCACACCGTTGATTATCTTCTTATTAATTATTTTTGCGATTGGCCTTTGGTCAAACAAACGAGTCATTAAAACGAATTCATTCCTAGAGGAGTACTTTTTAGGGGAACGCCAAATGGGCGGCTTTATTCTAGCCATGACGATGGTTGCTACCTACGGAAGTGCCAGCAGCTTTATCGGTGGCCCCGGAATTGCCTATACACAGGGGTTAGGCTGGGTCCTGCTTGCGATGGCTCAACTGGCAACCGGTTATTTTACCTTAATGGTACTAGGAAAGAAATTTGCTATTGTCGCTCGGCAGTATAAAGCTATCACATTAATAGACTTCCTGAA comes from the Neobacillus sp. PS2-9 genome and includes:
- a CDS encoding YhdT family protein; translated protein: MKKIVNPEDNRFRIAHREAWIGVILVLINFIWWYGFGYGLGSGNVNNYSYIFGLPAWFFYSCIVGFIVMVILVVLTIKFLFKDVPFEVEEGERK